One stretch of Pedobacter riviphilus DNA includes these proteins:
- a CDS encoding glycoside hydrolase family 43 protein encodes MQKKIFGISLFIGLLSVLAGFAQNPIVQTYYTADPAPMVHNGTVYLYTSHDEDVTVKNFFTMNDWRCYSSKDMVNWTDHGAILSYKAFNWSRGDAWAGQCIFRNGKFYYYLPVNQKNGGNAIGVAVSDSPTAGFKDAIGKPLLSGFGYIDPSVFIDDDGQAYLYWGNPQLYYVKLNKDMISYDEKVGIVKVPLTRQGFSARKKDPEKRPSEYEEGPWFFKRKSKYYLIYPAGGVPEHLAYSTSNGPTGPWIYGDTIMKVIEDRGAFTNHPGYIDFKGQSYLFYHDGSLPGGGGFKRSVCIEPFSFNPDGSIPRINHTQSGVLKSVSNLDPFSRVEAETIAWSEGVKTDQDSLTGTIFVSNIDHGDYIKIRSVDFGKGATKFEATVASLSSKGNIELRADSLNGKLLGNLEVKSTKNAQNWKAQLCKINQITGIHDLYLVFKGEGNNLFNFDSWRFIR; translated from the coding sequence ATGCAGAAAAAAATATTTGGAATATCACTTTTCATCGGCCTACTGTCAGTATTGGCAGGTTTCGCCCAGAATCCGATCGTTCAGACCTATTATACTGCTGATCCGGCGCCAATGGTACACAATGGAACCGTTTATCTGTACACCTCTCATGATGAAGATGTTACCGTAAAAAACTTTTTCACCATGAACGATTGGCGGTGTTATTCTTCAAAGGATATGGTTAACTGGACGGATCACGGAGCTATTTTATCTTACAAAGCTTTTAACTGGTCGCGCGGTGATGCATGGGCAGGCCAATGCATATTCAGAAATGGAAAATTCTACTATTACTTACCTGTAAACCAAAAAAATGGCGGAAACGCCATTGGTGTTGCCGTATCTGACAGCCCCACAGCAGGCTTTAAAGATGCAATAGGCAAGCCATTGCTTTCAGGCTTTGGCTACATTGATCCGAGTGTTTTTATTGATGATGACGGACAGGCCTACCTGTATTGGGGTAATCCCCAATTATATTATGTAAAACTTAATAAGGATATGATCTCTTATGATGAAAAAGTAGGTATTGTGAAAGTGCCGTTAACCAGGCAAGGCTTTAGTGCGCGGAAAAAAGATCCAGAAAAAAGACCATCGGAATATGAGGAAGGACCATGGTTCTTTAAACGAAAAAGTAAATATTACCTGATATATCCGGCTGGCGGCGTACCTGAACATTTAGCTTATTCTACCAGCAATGGACCAACAGGGCCTTGGATATATGGGGATACGATCATGAAAGTGATCGAAGATCGCGGCGCATTCACCAATCATCCTGGCTACATCGATTTCAAAGGCCAGTCTTATTTATTTTATCACGACGGAAGTTTACCAGGAGGCGGAGGCTTCAAACGTTCGGTTTGTATCGAACCATTCAGTTTTAACCCTGATGGATCGATTCCCAGAATTAACCATACCCAATCAGGTGTACTAAAAAGTGTGTCAAACTTAGATCCGTTTAGCCGTGTTGAAGCTGAAACCATCGCATGGTCAGAAGGTGTAAAAACCGATCAGGATAGCTTAACTGGGACTATTTTTGTATCCAATATTGATCATGGAGATTATATCAAAATCCGCAGCGTAGATTTTGGCAAAGGCGCGACTAAGTTCGAAGCAACTGTTGCCTCACTATCCTCAAAAGGAAATATAGAACTTCGGGCAGACAGTTTAAACGGTAAGCTGCTGGGAAACCTGGAGGTAAAATCAACCAAAAATGCTCAAAACTGGAAAGCTCAGCTTTGTAAAATAAACCAGATCACCGGCATACACGACCTGTATTTGGTATTTAAAGGTGAGGGTAACAACCTCTTTAATTTTGATTCCTGGCGTTTTATACGATAA
- a CDS encoding RagB/SusD family nutrient uptake outer membrane protein codes for MNYYAVLALLARKSQWEGNQQEAFIRAKRVVDELANSNAVALISGKDIASNYQPDLRFASENIFGLYVNDFKKQNITNGILPGLQDGYGTNTVLLPDYDYLNANLYSKAESGSTNDYRLLYWFASYQGVYRLIKFQIDDNAATFYNQYEVTMISLAEMYYIMAEAKLDTDPQNAIDILNQLRKSRNLITPIAYSNTLTKPQLLQYIIDEARKQSIGEGYMYGMYKRLYVDFFKKSGTVKASKNIYVLPIPIDENIYNP; via the coding sequence ATGAATTATTATGCCGTCTTAGCTCTATTGGCTCGTAAATCGCAATGGGAAGGAAATCAACAAGAGGCATTTATACGAGCTAAGAGAGTTGTGGATGAGTTGGCCAATTCAAATGCCGTTGCCTTAATTTCTGGTAAAGATATAGCAAGTAATTATCAGCCCGATTTGCGTTTCGCCTCCGAAAATATTTTTGGGTTATATGTAAATGACTTTAAAAAGCAAAATATAACTAATGGTATATTACCTGGTTTACAGGATGGATATGGTACCAATACTGTATTGCTGCCCGATTATGATTATCTAAATGCCAATTTATATAGTAAAGCGGAAAGTGGAAGTACGAACGATTACCGACTATTGTATTGGTTTGCCAGCTATCAGGGCGTATATCGTTTAATCAAGTTTCAAATCGATGATAATGCAGCAACATTCTACAACCAGTACGAGGTGACCATGATAAGTTTAGCTGAGATGTACTATATTATGGCCGAGGCCAAGCTAGATACCGATCCGCAAAATGCGATAGACATTCTCAACCAATTGCGAAAAAGTAGAAATTTGATTACCCCTATTGCCTATAGTAATACTTTAACTAAACCTCAACTATTACAATACATTATAGATGAAGCCAGAAAACAGTCCATAGGCGAAGGTTACATGTACGGGATGTATAAAAGGCTTTATGTCGATTTTTTTAAGAAGTCTGGGACAGTTAAAGCTAGTAAGAACATTTATGTATTGCCTATTCCTATAGATGAAAACATATACAACCCATAA
- a CDS encoding PKD-like family lipoprotein, translated as MTKKIIYTTLYACLLVWLTGCSKDTGNYDYQLKNTITIGNVLNGDHNSERIYRFVYGDSINIVPDVKGTISKDNLSGFSFLWIVDKDTVAKTKDLHITSDRIGFGKKVGNLYITDKELGVFYNYNFTFEITSDAPRGHFVLAEDDQGHSHLYIKTTLKPLAPFKTVSKIGEIQLGDNPSGLSLVRNNGNSSTNYTYSLITATKQGAPYHIIQFLLGDMLPSILYGNNSMADAKVTLEPTFIDRNRSSGRVGYILNKGKAYTSSLGIVSPVLYSQDPLNYDFGEKGLIINASLYGYYMAGFDQRNSRFRVFGNNWATQNLFVKNYDNIIDPSLTAGHTFVGGAEGYDGSAFFYTLLTKKGNTLYLFKLAFDSAYTPKEFTLVATKEISNIDKLSNVFFNAGNKFWYLSIGREIYSTSVLGLDLQLSYKLPNDDSGDIVAFNFNYDDASAYTLLGVATYNQASSLPHKGSYYIFNYGDRQLQETSLNTIDKAKAIQIGL; from the coding sequence ATGACCAAAAAAATAATTTATACCACATTATACGCTTGCTTATTGGTTTGGCTTACTGGCTGTTCTAAGGATACGGGCAATTATGATTATCAGCTTAAAAACACTATAACAATAGGGAATGTATTAAATGGAGATCATAACTCTGAGCGTATTTATAGATTCGTTTATGGGGATTCTATCAATATTGTACCTGATGTAAAAGGTACAATTAGTAAAGACAATCTTTCAGGCTTTAGCTTTCTATGGATAGTTGATAAAGATACTGTAGCTAAAACAAAAGATTTGCACATTACCAGCGATCGTATCGGGTTTGGCAAAAAGGTGGGTAATCTTTACATCACAGATAAAGAATTGGGAGTTTTTTATAACTATAATTTTACTTTTGAGATTACAAGTGATGCCCCACGTGGCCATTTTGTCCTGGCAGAAGATGATCAGGGGCATAGCCACCTGTATATAAAGACAACACTTAAGCCATTGGCTCCATTTAAAACCGTCAGTAAAATCGGTGAAATACAACTTGGGGATAACCCTAGTGGATTAAGTTTGGTTAGAAATAATGGAAATTCTTCTACTAATTATACTTATTCGTTGATTACAGCTACCAAGCAAGGTGCTCCTTATCATATTATACAATTCCTATTAGGGGATATGCTACCTTCTATTTTGTATGGTAATAATTCAATGGCTGATGCGAAGGTTACGTTGGAACCAACTTTCATTGATCGCAATAGATCATCTGGAAGAGTTGGTTATATTTTGAACAAAGGAAAAGCATATACATCAAGTTTAGGAATTGTTAGTCCTGTATTGTATTCACAAGATCCCTTAAATTATGACTTCGGAGAAAAAGGGTTAATTATAAATGCATCGCTGTATGGTTATTATATGGCTGGGTTTGACCAGCGTAATAGCCGGTTTAGGGTATTTGGTAATAACTGGGCAACACAAAATCTATTCGTGAAAAATTATGACAACATTATTGACCCGAGTTTAACTGCTGGTCATACCTTTGTAGGAGGAGCCGAAGGCTACGATGGAAGTGCTTTTTTTTACACCTTACTAACAAAAAAAGGGAATACGCTCTATTTATTTAAGCTGGCATTCGATTCTGCTTATACACCTAAAGAGTTCACTTTAGTAGCCACAAAAGAAATCTCAAATATTGATAAGTTGTCAAATGTATTTTTTAATGCTGGAAATAAGTTTTGGTATTTATCAATTGGAAGAGAAATTTATAGTACTTCTGTGTTGGGCTTAGATCTCCAATTATCTTATAAATTACCTAATGATGATTCTGGAGATATTGTTGCGTTTAACTTCAATTATGATGATGCATCCGCTTACACTTTGCTTGGTGTTGCTACCTATAATCAAGCATCATCTTTACCTCACAAAGGGTCGTATTACATATTTAACTATGGTGATAGACAATTACAAGAAACTTCATTGAATACCATTGATAAAGCAAAAGCAATACAGATCGGATTGTAG
- a CDS encoding sialate O-acetylesterase, translating to MEFIKPKAYSKLLGIVLLLASLLCNNEKSYAQDPKLYVFLSFGQSNMEGNAPFEPQDTTVSNRFSVLQAVDCPELGRKKGNWYTAKPPLCRCKTGLTPMDYFGRTLLDSLPKDVRIGIINVAIGGCKIELFDKDNYQTYTATAPEWMKSALNEYGGNPYGRLVELAKIAQQSGIIKGILMHQGESNTGDQEWPKKVKAVYGQLIRDLNLNPASTPLLAGEVVNADQGGICASMNKIIATLPTTIPSAHIISSAGCTAVADHLHFNAQGYRMLGERYAKTMLSLLK from the coding sequence ATGGAATTTATCAAACCTAAAGCCTACAGCAAACTATTGGGAATTGTCTTGTTGCTTGCATCTCTGCTGTGCAATAATGAAAAATCATATGCTCAGGACCCTAAATTATATGTTTTTCTGAGCTTCGGTCAATCTAACATGGAAGGAAATGCGCCATTCGAACCTCAGGATACAACAGTAAGCAATAGATTCAGCGTTCTTCAGGCTGTTGACTGCCCGGAGTTAGGCAGAAAAAAGGGAAATTGGTATACTGCTAAACCACCTTTGTGCCGATGCAAAACTGGCTTAACTCCAATGGACTATTTCGGACGAACCCTCCTGGATTCACTTCCCAAAGATGTGCGCATCGGAATTATTAATGTAGCAATTGGTGGTTGCAAAATTGAATTATTTGATAAAGATAATTATCAAACCTATACGGCTACTGCCCCAGAATGGATGAAGTCGGCCTTAAACGAATATGGCGGAAATCCGTACGGCCGTTTGGTAGAGTTAGCCAAGATTGCCCAGCAATCTGGAATTATAAAAGGTATTCTGATGCACCAAGGCGAATCTAATACCGGAGATCAGGAATGGCCCAAAAAAGTGAAGGCAGTTTATGGGCAGCTCATCAGGGATTTGAATTTAAATCCAGCATCTACGCCGCTCCTTGCTGGCGAGGTAGTTAATGCAGATCAGGGCGGGATATGCGCTTCGATGAATAAAATTATTGCAACCTTGCCAACAACAATTCCTAGCGCACACATCATATCATCAGCTGGCTGTACCGCTGTGGCAGATCATTTACATTTTAATGCACAAGGCTATCGCATGCTTGGCGAGCGTTATGCTAAAACGATGCTTTCCCTATTAAAATAA
- a CDS encoding SusC/RagA family TonB-linked outer membrane protein translates to MKRKLLSLIILCLVVAFPAFSQTKVITGKVTAAEDGLPIPAASIKIPGTKIGTQTDVNGKYSIAIPPSAKSIEFSFLGFATVRENINARAVINISLKSDATGLNDVVVTGYYKRNKESFTGASTTITRKELEKFNTNNIFLLIQSVDPAFKVAQNNVKGSNPNVVPEISIRGIGSVGSNVNTPLVILDGFQVSMERLYDLDINRIESITLLKDASATILYGSRGGNGVVIIETRLPKAGKFTVTYEARPTLTLVDLSAYNLMNANEKLTYEKLAGAYTFTNETVSDPFWTSDYQMKLDNLYAKRLIDVKSGVNTYWLSQPVTSSISTAHSLRIEGGNEEVRYSIDASYQDVKGAMKESGRKKYGAGFNLVYRIPNKISLRNYASLTGNNAYNSPYGSFSQYVNMNPYERIYDDSGQLISIYNKVGENFGNTFGGNVYNPLYNASLPYKDDSHSAIISNNLSLEWFALKDLKVDILATIEKQFDDSEKYISPLDTRFISVKAKEDKGSYVLTNGGAFRYEARLSLQYSKRIKKHQLNAVLAGELRASTVQKTIYSLTGFVDDRFVSPSLALKYATDTRPDYTETPERLLGIPFNIHYDYDNRFLLDLSSRIDGSSKFGKENRYGSFWSAGVGYNLHKEAFFENNIASQLRIYANVGENGNDSFSANMTSTSYQYSSNGVYNKQIVAQYTNQGNPSLTWPKVFQTDLGLQSKIFNRIDLRFDWYNKVTNRMISQITTAPSLGFPNNSIFENLGKVRNRGFEISTSTLVTNNDRNNFSWYINLNVVSNRSKLLEISDELKKLNESNVVRDTIGGVANIVRPSVYFEQGQSMGVIRGGRSLGIDPANGREMFLTSGGQVTYNWNSNNQTIIGNTEPKIEGVLGTTLSYGRLSIQANFNYSLGGDVYNQTLVDRVENATPYLNVDKRVLDERWKQPGDLVNFKGISDNTVTQVSSRFVQRENYIRFSNLNINYDLGQGLLRKLKLQRVKFNLSTNDLFRISTVHMERGTDYPFSRTYNAGFLIQF, encoded by the coding sequence ATGAAACGAAAATTACTTTCGCTTATTATACTATGCCTTGTCGTAGCCTTTCCTGCATTTTCACAAACTAAAGTGATTACAGGAAAAGTTACTGCAGCCGAAGACGGGCTCCCAATCCCGGCTGCATCTATCAAGATTCCGGGAACAAAAATCGGCACACAAACTGATGTAAATGGCAAATATTCCATTGCTATTCCACCATCTGCCAAATCAATCGAATTCAGCTTTCTGGGCTTTGCTACCGTCCGTGAAAATATCAATGCCAGAGCGGTAATTAACATCTCATTAAAATCAGATGCAACTGGTTTAAATGATGTAGTGGTAACAGGTTATTATAAAAGAAATAAAGAGTCTTTTACAGGAGCTTCTACTACGATTACAAGAAAGGAATTAGAAAAATTTAACACCAACAATATCTTTTTATTAATACAAAGTGTTGATCCTGCATTTAAGGTCGCTCAAAATAATGTTAAAGGCTCTAACCCAAATGTTGTGCCCGAAATATCAATTAGGGGGATAGGTAGTGTAGGAAGTAACGTAAACACACCTTTGGTTATATTAGATGGGTTTCAGGTTTCAATGGAAAGGCTTTATGATTTGGATATCAATAGAATAGAGTCAATTACATTGTTAAAAGATGCTAGTGCAACTATCTTGTATGGCTCGCGCGGCGGTAATGGAGTGGTGATTATCGAAACAAGGTTGCCCAAGGCCGGAAAATTTACCGTAACATATGAGGCTAGGCCCACACTTACTTTGGTAGATCTTTCTGCTTATAATTTGATGAATGCCAATGAAAAGCTAACTTATGAGAAATTGGCAGGCGCATACACTTTTACCAATGAAACGGTAAGTGACCCTTTTTGGACAAGCGATTATCAGATGAAGCTAGATAATCTTTATGCAAAGCGATTGATTGATGTTAAAAGCGGAGTTAATACCTATTGGTTAAGTCAACCAGTTACATCATCTATTTCAACTGCACATAGCCTACGTATTGAAGGTGGTAATGAGGAAGTTCGGTATAGCATAGATGCATCTTACCAGGATGTTAAAGGGGCCATGAAAGAGTCTGGAAGGAAAAAATATGGAGCAGGATTTAATCTCGTGTATCGTATTCCTAATAAAATTTCTTTAAGAAATTATGCCAGCTTGACCGGTAATAATGCTTATAACTCTCCTTATGGCTCATTCTCTCAATATGTAAATATGAACCCCTATGAAAGGATATACGATGATAGTGGACAATTGATCAGTATATATAATAAAGTTGGCGAAAATTTTGGCAATACATTTGGTGGAAATGTATACAACCCTTTGTACAATGCTTCTTTGCCTTATAAAGATGATTCGCATAGTGCAATAATTAGCAATAACCTCAGTTTAGAATGGTTTGCCCTTAAAGATTTAAAAGTTGATATTCTAGCTACTATAGAAAAACAGTTTGATGATAGTGAAAAATATATTTCTCCGCTAGACACAAGATTTATTTCGGTAAAAGCTAAAGAAGATAAAGGTTCTTATGTTTTAACCAACGGAGGTGCATTTCGTTACGAAGCTCGGCTGTCTTTGCAGTACTCAAAAAGAATAAAAAAACATCAACTTAACGCGGTACTCGCTGGGGAGCTAAGAGCTAGTACTGTGCAAAAAACTATCTATAGTTTAACTGGTTTTGTTGATGATCGTTTTGTAAGCCCGAGCTTGGCATTAAAATATGCCACTGACACCAGACCAGATTATACGGAAACGCCAGAACGTTTGTTGGGCATCCCATTTAATATTCATTATGATTATGATAATCGCTTTTTGCTGGATTTATCTTCACGGATTGATGGGTCTTCAAAGTTTGGTAAAGAAAATCGCTATGGTAGTTTTTGGAGTGCTGGAGTTGGATATAATCTACATAAAGAAGCATTTTTTGAAAATAATATTGCTTCACAACTGCGCATATACGCTAATGTTGGTGAAAATGGGAATGACAGTTTTTCTGCGAACATGACTTCAACTTCTTACCAATACTCATCAAATGGGGTGTACAATAAACAAATTGTGGCACAATATACAAATCAGGGAAATCCTTCGCTAACATGGCCTAAGGTATTCCAAACGGACTTGGGCTTGCAGTCAAAAATTTTCAACAGAATAGATCTGCGCTTCGATTGGTATAACAAAGTGACTAATCGTATGATTTCACAGATTACCACAGCACCATCGTTGGGTTTCCCAAACAATTCTATTTTCGAAAACTTAGGTAAAGTGCGTAATAGAGGTTTTGAGATTAGTACATCAACATTGGTGACAAATAATGATCGAAACAACTTTTCGTGGTACATAAATCTAAACGTCGTTAGTAATCGTAGTAAATTGTTAGAAATCTCCGATGAACTGAAAAAATTAAACGAATCCAATGTGGTTAGAGATACCATAGGTGGAGTCGCTAATATTGTTAGGCCTTCAGTTTATTTTGAACAAGGCCAATCTATGGGCGTAATACGTGGGGGGCGTTCTTTAGGTATTGATCCAGCTAATGGACGCGAGATGTTTTTAACTTCCGGCGGTCAGGTTACTTACAACTGGAATAGTAATAATCAAACCATCATTGGCAATACTGAGCCGAAAATAGAGGGAGTCCTGGGAACAACTTTGAGTTATGGTAGATTATCGATACAGGCAAATTTTAACTATTCGCTAGGGGGTGATGTTTACAACCAAACCTTGGTAGACCGAGTGGAAAATGCGACTCCATATCTTAATGTTGACAAAAGGGTACTGGATGAACGGTGGAAACAGCCCGGAGATTTGGTGAATTTTAAAGGCATAAGCGATAATACCGTAACCCAGGTATCTTCAAGATTTGTGCAACGAGAAAATTATATTCGATTTTCTAACCTTAACATCAATTATGATTTGGGGCAAGGCCTACTACGTAAGTTAAAGCTGCAAAGAGTTAAGTTTAATCTTTCTACAAATGACTTATTTAGAATTAGTACTGTACACATGGAAAGAGGTACAGACTACCCTTTTTCTCGCACTTATAATGCGGGGTTCTTGATTCAATTTTAA
- a CDS encoding glycoside hydrolase family 43 protein, which translates to MNLKIKSQSALAIALIVALGSSCQEKNKRSAENETAKAGEKHYLSEPLVKEIYTADPSAHVFNGKIYIYPSHDIESGVKENDNGDHFDMKDYRILSMDSIGGKVTIHEPALSVSDIPWAGRQLWAPDAAYKNGTYYLYFPVKDKNDVFRIGVATAKDPVGPFKAAKAPIDGSFSIDPAVFTDTDSSSYMYFGGIWGGQLQRWKDGKYDPNGSKTDSEKENEPALSAKVVKLSKDMTAFDGKVKDVVILDQQGKPLLTKDHDRRFFEGAWMHKYNGKYYFTYSTGDTHFLASAISDSPWGPFKYQGTFMTPVEGWTTHHSIVEIKGKWYIFYHDTQLSGKTHLRNVKVTELNHLKDGTIELIKPNKN; encoded by the coding sequence ATGAATCTAAAAATTAAGAGCCAATCTGCTTTGGCAATTGCCCTAATTGTTGCATTAGGAAGTTCTTGCCAGGAAAAAAACAAACGTTCAGCGGAGAATGAAACGGCGAAGGCCGGAGAAAAACACTACCTTTCTGAGCCATTGGTGAAGGAAATTTATACTGCAGACCCTTCTGCACATGTTTTCAATGGTAAAATTTACATCTACCCATCGCATGATATAGAATCGGGTGTAAAGGAAAATGATAATGGTGACCATTTTGATATGAAGGATTACCGGATTCTTAGCATGGACAGTATAGGTGGCAAAGTTACCATTCATGAGCCTGCTCTATCTGTAAGTGATATTCCATGGGCAGGCAGGCAGCTATGGGCACCAGATGCGGCTTATAAAAATGGCACGTATTATCTTTATTTTCCTGTGAAAGATAAAAATGATGTTTTCAGGATAGGGGTGGCAACAGCTAAAGATCCGGTTGGCCCATTTAAAGCAGCTAAAGCGCCAATTGATGGAAGTTTTAGTATTGATCCTGCGGTTTTTACCGATACTGACAGCAGTAGCTACATGTATTTTGGTGGGATCTGGGGCGGACAGCTTCAACGTTGGAAAGACGGAAAATATGATCCGAATGGTTCTAAAACCGATTCTGAAAAAGAAAATGAACCTGCATTAAGTGCAAAGGTTGTAAAACTAAGCAAGGATATGACAGCTTTTGATGGGAAAGTTAAAGATGTTGTGATTTTAGATCAGCAAGGCAAACCGCTTCTTACAAAAGATCATGATCGCAGGTTTTTTGAAGGCGCCTGGATGCACAAATATAATGGGAAGTATTATTTTACCTATTCAACCGGCGACACTCATTTTCTGGCCTCAGCAATATCGGATAGTCCTTGGGGACCTTTTAAATATCAGGGTACTTTTATGACCCCTGTTGAGGGCTGGACTACGCATCATTCAATTGTTGAAATCAAAGGTAAGTGGTACATCTTTTATCATGATACCCAACTCTCTGGAAAAACACATTTAAGAAACGTGAAAGTAACCGAGCTTAATCACCTTAAGGATGGCACAATTGAGCTTATAAAACCCAATAAAAATTAG
- a CDS encoding beta-xylosidase family glycoside hydrolase, which yields MAPVKWANGWPVINPDFKEVQYEYQANFKEVKQKGIRPQSGNFSYRTTFDKGLDPSVLFLRKNDSSWYNLDKKNGLTMKLKPETCMEKTNPAFLGKRQQHMFCSASTALHFLPKSENEKAGLMIFQGEFNFYFMCKSIKENKNVIQLFKGDKATGQMALLTELPLLNSSADLQLEIEAKGGLYDFKYREGNSDWLTLKKDVDGKYLSTQAAGGFIGSLFALYATSSGQQSDNKASFKWIDYSGKDKIYNSK from the coding sequence ATCGCCCCAGTAAAATGGGCAAATGGGTGGCCAGTAATCAATCCAGATTTCAAAGAAGTACAATACGAATATCAGGCGAATTTTAAAGAAGTCAAACAAAAGGGAATCCGACCACAGAGTGGCAACTTTTCTTATCGCACCACATTTGATAAAGGCTTAGACCCATCTGTTTTATTTTTAAGAAAAAACGACAGTTCATGGTATAATCTGGATAAGAAAAATGGATTAACGATGAAACTTAAACCCGAAACCTGCATGGAAAAAACAAATCCGGCTTTTTTGGGAAAAAGACAGCAACACATGTTCTGTTCAGCCAGTACAGCGCTTCATTTCCTGCCAAAATCTGAAAATGAGAAAGCAGGGTTAATGATCTTCCAGGGGGAGTTTAATTTTTACTTCATGTGCAAATCCATTAAAGAAAATAAAAACGTAATTCAGCTTTTTAAAGGCGATAAGGCTACAGGCCAAATGGCATTACTTACTGAATTGCCTCTGTTAAACTCATCAGCCGATCTTCAGCTGGAGATTGAAGCTAAAGGCGGTCTGTACGATTTTAAATACCGCGAAGGAAATAGTGACTGGCTTACTTTAAAAAAGGATGTTGATGGCAAATATTTAAGCACACAGGCGGCAGGCGGATTTATCGGCTCTCTTTTCGCATTGTATGCTACATCATCTGGCCAACAAAGCGACAATAAAGCCAGCTTTAAATGGATTGATTATAGTGGAAAGGATAAAATCTATAACTCAAAATAA
- a CDS encoding DUF4843 domain-containing protein, translated as MKKYYLYKKINVCILFSIFLLGSCKENDNLLDYDTSTSYIYFAQPNADKRSEEKWIDSISYSFALDVQGLKEKTIAIPLRVSGVATAQNRKVNYAVNYDKSKANFEILTFSDPIIRAGRFTDTLYMKIRNTSELNTRIMSVVLDLKDNDDFKVGNQSNRSIKISFTNQLLEPKWWKTWVKVFGPYKPEVYRLWIQLYQLGADPSPDLYGVYPAPYYYWDNMPTFASASSFPVTYMYIDVLRKYLREHEVYPNGDTTQPRIYLP; from the coding sequence ATGAAAAAATACTATCTCTATAAAAAAATAAATGTTTGCATATTGTTTTCGATATTCCTGCTTGGCAGTTGTAAGGAAAATGACAATTTATTAGATTACGATACCAGTACAAGTTATATCTACTTTGCCCAACCCAATGCTGATAAAAGGTCTGAAGAAAAATGGATTGATTCTATCAGCTACTCATTTGCCCTTGATGTACAGGGCTTGAAAGAAAAAACGATTGCTATACCGTTACGTGTTTCTGGCGTTGCTACTGCTCAAAACCGTAAGGTTAACTATGCTGTTAATTATGACAAAAGTAAGGCTAATTTTGAAATTCTAACTTTTTCTGATCCCATTATAAGGGCTGGTAGATTTACGGATACACTATACATGAAGATCCGAAATACTTCCGAGTTAAATACCAGAATAATGAGTGTCGTTTTGGATCTTAAGGATAACGATGACTTTAAAGTAGGTAATCAATCAAATAGAAGCATTAAGATTAGTTTTACCAATCAGTTATTGGAACCAAAATGGTGGAAAACCTGGGTTAAGGTTTTTGGTCCTTATAAACCAGAGGTATACAGGCTATGGATACAGCTTTATCAATTAGGTGCCGATCCCTCTCCAGACCTTTATGGGGTATATCCAGCACCCTATTATTACTGGGATAACATGCCAACATTTGCCTCGGCTTCCTCTTTCCCAGTAACTTACATGTATATAGATGTGTTGCGTAAATACCTCCGGGAACACGAAGTTTACCCTAATGGCGATACAACTCAGCCTCGAATTTATTTACCATAA